One window from the genome of Myxococcales bacterium encodes:
- the uvrC gene encoding excinuclease ABC subunit UvrC has translation MNGDEFIREKLDLVPLDPGVYLWKDESGKIIYVGKAKVLRHRVRQYFQRPEEKDSKTRLLVAHIADLDWIVTHSEKEALILESTLIKKHTPRYNVRLRDDKRFISLQLDLGHPFPRLNVVRKVKRDGNIYYGPFSDARAVRETLRFINAVFLLRKCSDRNFSGRQRPCLQYQIGRCRAPCVGYIDQTQYRGFIEEVKLFFAGRMSELLPALTAEMQEAAAALEFEAAARLRDRIAAIEKTLEKQRMVAHGKGDRDVFGLYREGAAVVVCQLFVRGGSLTGQRIYPFRNIEDDDDAILRQLIGVYYSGDNFLPEQILLPPDAEESVTVLADWLGEVAGRKVELRTAQRGEGKELVALAATNARRHFEAQRGALVTSADVLGETQEKLQLPRLPDVIECFDVSNLQGKQAVASQVRFVQGEPDRRGYRRYRIRTKDSPDDYTMMREALTRRLTRGRDAGDLPDLLLIDGGKGHLAVAVAVLAELGLVDQPVAAITKIKDLEPDDPGPEDKIYLPGRKNALTFKAGSNVLHLLQRIRDEAHRFAIEYHRLLRSKALTASELDEIPGLGPEKKKDLLRAFGSVARIREADREALRQAPGIGPKLASTIYEHLHPDD, from the coding sequence ATGAACGGCGACGAATTCATCCGCGAAAAACTGGATCTGGTGCCGCTCGATCCCGGGGTCTATCTCTGGAAAGACGAGTCCGGGAAGATCATCTACGTCGGCAAGGCCAAAGTGCTGCGCCACCGCGTCCGCCAATATTTTCAGCGCCCCGAGGAAAAGGATAGCAAGACCCGCCTGCTGGTCGCGCACATCGCCGACCTGGACTGGATCGTCACCCATTCCGAAAAAGAAGCCCTGATCCTCGAATCGACGCTGATCAAGAAACACACGCCGCGCTACAACGTGCGCCTGCGCGACGACAAACGCTTCATCAGCCTGCAACTGGACCTCGGCCATCCCTTTCCGCGCCTGAACGTCGTGCGCAAGGTCAAACGCGACGGCAACATATACTACGGGCCGTTTTCCGACGCCCGCGCCGTGCGCGAGACCCTGCGATTCATCAACGCCGTTTTTCTGCTGCGCAAATGCAGCGACCGCAACTTTTCCGGCCGCCAGCGCCCCTGCCTGCAATACCAGATCGGCCGTTGCCGCGCGCCGTGCGTCGGTTACATCGACCAGACGCAGTACCGCGGTTTCATCGAAGAGGTGAAGCTGTTTTTCGCCGGCCGCATGAGCGAACTGTTGCCGGCGTTGACCGCCGAAATGCAGGAGGCGGCGGCGGCGCTGGAATTCGAGGCGGCGGCCCGGCTGCGCGACCGGATCGCGGCGATCGAAAAAACCCTCGAAAAACAACGGATGGTGGCGCACGGCAAGGGCGACCGCGACGTCTTCGGCCTGTACCGCGAGGGCGCGGCGGTGGTCGTCTGCCAACTGTTCGTGCGCGGCGGCTCGCTGACCGGCCAACGAATCTACCCGTTCCGCAACATCGAGGACGACGACGACGCGATTTTGCGGCAGCTTATCGGCGTTTATTACAGCGGCGACAATTTTCTGCCCGAGCAGATCCTCCTGCCCCCGGACGCCGAGGAAAGCGTCACGGTGCTGGCCGATTGGCTGGGCGAGGTCGCCGGTCGCAAAGTGGAGCTGCGCACGGCCCAGCGCGGCGAAGGCAAGGAACTGGTCGCGCTGGCGGCGACCAACGCCCGACGGCATTTCGAGGCGCAACGCGGCGCGCTCGTCACGTCGGCCGACGTGCTCGGCGAAACCCAGGAAAAGCTGCAACTACCGCGCCTGCCGGATGTCATCGAATGCTTCGACGTTTCGAACCTCCAAGGAAAACAGGCGGTGGCGTCACAGGTCCGCTTCGTCCAGGGCGAGCCGGATCGCCGCGGCTATCGGCGCTACCGCATCCGCACCAAGGACTCGCCCGACGATTACACCATGATGCGCGAGGCGTTGACGCGCCGCCTGACGCGCGGTCGCGACGCCGGCGACCTGCCGGATCTGCTGCTGATCGACGGCGGCAAGGGTCATCTCGCGGTGGCCGTCGCCGTGTTGGCGGAACTGGGGCTCGTCGACCAGCCAGTGGCGGCGATCACGAAAATCAAGGATCTGGAACCGGACGACCCCGGTCCGGAGGACAAGATCTATCTGCCCGGCCGCAAAAACGCCCTGACTTTCAAGGCCGGCAGCAACGTCCTGCACCTGCTGCAGCGCATCCGCGACGAGGCCCATCGTTTCGCCATCGAGTACCATCGCCTCTTGCGGTCCAAGGCGCTCACTGCCAGCGAACTGGATGAAATCCCCGGTCTCGGACCGGAGAAGAAGAAGGACCTGCTGCGGGCCTTCGGCAGCGTGGCACGCATTCGCGAAGCCGACCGCGAAGCGCTGCGACAAGCGCCGGGCATCGGTCCGAAACTGGCTTCCACCATTTACGAGCACCTGCATCCGGATGATTAG
- a CDS encoding cupin domain-containing protein, which produces MPIESYREVEPAPVTMAGAKDVTMRVVIGPKQGAPNFVMRVFEMQPGGHSPRHRHDYEHEIFVHRGTGEIFCDGKTYPVAPGHYAFIAPNLEHQVLNTGQEPLLFVCLIPNIE; this is translated from the coding sequence ATGCCGATCGAATCCTATCGCGAGGTGGAGCCGGCGCCCGTCACCATGGCCGGCGCCAAGGACGTGACGATGCGCGTCGTGATCGGGCCGAAACAGGGCGCGCCGAACTTCGTCATGCGCGTGTTTGAAATGCAGCCGGGCGGCCATTCGCCCCGGCACCGGCACGATTACGAGCACGAAATCTTCGTGCATCGGGGAACGGGCGAGATTTTCTGCGACGGTAAAACCTATCCGGTCGCACCGGGTCATTACGCCTTCATCGCCCCGAACCTCGAGCATCAGGTGCTCAACACCGGACAAGAACCCCTGCTGTTCGTGTGCCTGATCCCCAACATCGAATGA